A single window of Microbispora hainanensis DNA harbors:
- a CDS encoding N-acyl-D-amino-acid deacylase family protein yields MSGFDLLIRGGLLVDGTGRPGRPADVGVTAGRVTVLAPGEAPAGSAAHSAAEVVDARGQVVSPGFVDVHTHSDGVTLLGAEGGGSALVRAPVLVRASVLQGVTTEICGNCGSGLFPALPERLPAMRAETRITFGGDVGAYANFASFAAAHAGVPRANHLASLVGHGTLRAGVLGPVDRPARPGELRTMCALLDACLAQGAAGLSTGLIYTPGSYAGTDEVVALAAVAARHGKPYVTHLRDEMSRVEEALEEAVEISRRSGAALHVSHHKTAGRYAWGRTERTLPRIAALRAEGMDVTCDVYPYTAGSTALSAMLPPWANDGGLGALTARLGDPAQRDRMRRAIAEGVPGWENTVGNGGWDRISVACAPRHPQTEGRTIADLAASAGADPLDVAADLLVAEAGEVTIISHSMVEEDVRRVLAAPYAMIGSDGVPKPGGRPHPRWAGTFPRVLGRYVRELGLLRLEEAVHKMTGMAAARFGLTGRGVIRDGAHADLVVFDPATVADRATFTDPLLPPAGIGAVVVAGAVVVRDGEETGARPGKVLAL; encoded by the coding sequence GTGAGCGGCTTCGACCTGCTGATCCGGGGCGGCCTGCTGGTGGACGGCACCGGCCGCCCGGGCAGGCCCGCCGACGTCGGTGTCACCGCCGGGAGGGTGACCGTGCTGGCCCCGGGCGAGGCCCCGGCCGGGAGCGCGGCCCACAGCGCGGCCGAGGTGGTCGACGCGCGCGGGCAGGTGGTCTCCCCCGGCTTCGTCGACGTGCACACCCACTCCGACGGCGTCACGCTGCTCGGCGCGGAGGGCGGCGGCTCGGCGCTGGTGCGGGCCCCGGTGCTGGTGCGGGCCTCGGTGCTGCAAGGGGTGACCACCGAGATCTGTGGCAACTGCGGGTCCGGGCTCTTCCCCGCCCTGCCGGAGCGGCTGCCCGCCATGCGGGCCGAGACGCGGATCACCTTCGGCGGCGACGTCGGGGCGTACGCGAACTTCGCGAGCTTCGCCGCCGCGCACGCCGGGGTGCCCCGGGCCAACCATCTGGCCTCGCTCGTCGGCCACGGCACGCTCCGGGCGGGCGTGCTCGGGCCCGTCGACCGGCCCGCCCGGCCCGGCGAGCTGCGCACGATGTGCGCGCTGCTCGACGCCTGCCTGGCGCAGGGCGCGGCCGGGCTGTCCACCGGCCTGATCTACACGCCTGGATCGTACGCGGGCACCGACGAGGTGGTGGCGCTGGCGGCGGTGGCCGCCCGGCACGGCAAGCCGTACGTCACCCACCTGCGCGACGAGATGTCGCGGGTGGAGGAGGCGCTGGAGGAGGCGGTCGAGATCTCCCGGCGCAGCGGCGCGGCGCTGCACGTCTCGCATCACAAGACCGCGGGCCGCTACGCCTGGGGCCGCACCGAGCGCACGCTGCCGCGCATCGCCGCGCTGCGCGCCGAGGGCATGGACGTCACCTGCGACGTCTATCCCTACACGGCGGGCAGCACGGCGTTGTCGGCGATGCTGCCGCCGTGGGCGAACGACGGCGGCCTGGGGGCGCTCACGGCGCGGCTCGGCGACCCCGCGCAACGCGACCGGATGCGCCGGGCCATCGCCGAGGGCGTGCCCGGCTGGGAGAACACGGTCGGCAACGGCGGCTGGGACCGGATCTCGGTGGCGTGCGCGCCCCGCCACCCGCAGACGGAGGGCAGGACCATCGCCGACCTCGCGGCCTCGGCGGGCGCCGACCCTCTCGACGTGGCCGCCGATCTGCTGGTGGCCGAGGCGGGCGAGGTGACGATCATCAGTCACTCGATGGTCGAGGAGGACGTGCGGCGGGTGCTGGCGGCGCCGTACGCGATGATCGGTTCGGACGGCGTGCCGAAGCCGGGCGGGCGTCCGCACCCGCGCTGGGCGGGGACGTTCCCGCGGGTGCTCGGCCGGTACGTCCGGGAGCTGGGGCTGTTGCGGCTGGAGGAGGCGGTGCACAAGATGACCGGGATGGCCGCGGCGCGCTTCGGGCTGACCGGGCGCGGCGTGATCCGCGACGGCGCGCACGCCGACCTGGTGGTGTTCGATCCGGCGACGGTGGCCGACCGGGCGACGTTCACCGACCCGCTGCTGCCGCCCGCCGGGATCGGCGCGGTCGTCGTCGCCGGTGCGGTCGTGGTGCGCGACGGCGAGGAGACCGGCGCCCGGCCGGGAAAGGTGCTGGCCCTGTGA
- a CDS encoding amino acid ABC transporter ATP-binding protein has translation MVRIRSVRKRFGSLEVLKGIDLDVPAGQVVCVVGPSGSGKSTLLRCVNRLESIDSGRIWVNGELMGYAERGGRLHALRPHELSRQRRGIGMVFQRFHLFPHRTAIENVMEGPVTVLGTPAAQARRQAEELLERVGLADRAHHYPSQLSGGQQQRVAIARSLAMRPSLMLFDEPTSALDPELVQEVLAVMRDLAATGMTMMVVTHEMNFAREAGDQLVFMDDGVIVERGDPREVLAAPRHERLRAFLGQVQ, from the coding sequence ATGGTGCGCATCCGCTCCGTCCGCAAGCGTTTCGGGTCGCTGGAGGTGCTCAAGGGCATCGACCTCGACGTCCCCGCCGGTCAGGTGGTGTGCGTCGTGGGCCCGTCGGGGTCGGGCAAGTCGACCCTGCTGCGCTGCGTCAACCGCCTGGAGAGCATCGACTCGGGGCGGATCTGGGTGAACGGCGAGCTGATGGGCTACGCCGAGCGCGGCGGCCGGCTGCACGCGCTGCGCCCCCACGAGCTGTCGCGGCAGCGGCGCGGCATCGGCATGGTGTTCCAGCGCTTCCACCTGTTCCCGCACCGCACCGCGATCGAGAACGTGATGGAGGGGCCGGTCACCGTGCTGGGCACGCCCGCCGCCCAGGCGAGGCGGCAGGCGGAGGAGCTGCTGGAGCGGGTCGGCCTGGCCGACCGGGCCCACCACTACCCGTCCCAGCTGTCCGGCGGCCAGCAGCAGCGGGTGGCCATCGCCCGCAGCCTCGCCATGCGGCCCAGCCTGATGCTGTTCGACGAGCCGACCAGCGCGCTCGACCCCGAGCTCGTGCAGGAGGTGCTGGCCGTCATGCGGGACCTCGCGGCGACCGGCATGACCATGATGGTCGTCACCCACGAGATGAACTTCGCCCGCGAGGCCGGCGATCAGCTCGTGTTCATGGACGACGGCGTCATCGTCGAGCGCGGCGACCCGCGCGAGGTGCTCGCCGCGCCCCGCCACGAGCGGCTGCGCGCCTTCCTCGGGCAGGTCCAGTGA
- a CDS encoding amino acid ABC transporter permease yields MEVTPERAAGVELPIEAVRPVRPGRWLGAAVALLFLVWLAYTIIVNENLHWDVIVAFLADGRILGGLWVTIQLTVLSMAIGLALGVLAAVMQLSDNPVLRGTSALYTWFFRGTPLLVQLIFWFNIGLVFPTFAVGVPFGGPKLIEWQANAVITPFTAALLGLAINEGAYMAEIVRAGIRSVDPGQREAAESLGMSHRQVLRRVVLPQAMRVIIPPTGNQFISMLKTTSMVSVIAGAELLTVAQRIYLGNFEVIAMLVVASIWYLVLTTIASVGQHFVEKRFERGHVRLSSRIRSNLSPLPSKEALPSEEPLPPKEPLPPKEPLPSKEPRSAEETM; encoded by the coding sequence GTGGAAGTGACGCCGGAGAGGGCGGCCGGCGTCGAGCTGCCGATCGAGGCCGTGCGCCCCGTGCGGCCCGGCCGGTGGCTGGGGGCGGCCGTCGCGCTCCTCTTCCTCGTCTGGCTGGCCTACACGATCATCGTCAACGAGAACCTGCACTGGGACGTCATCGTCGCCTTCCTGGCCGACGGCAGGATTCTCGGCGGCCTATGGGTCACGATCCAGCTCACCGTGCTGTCCATGGCCATCGGCCTGGCCCTGGGCGTGCTCGCCGCCGTCATGCAGCTGTCGGACAACCCCGTGCTGCGCGGCACCTCCGCCCTCTACACGTGGTTCTTCCGCGGCACGCCGCTTCTGGTGCAGCTCATCTTCTGGTTCAACATCGGGCTGGTCTTCCCCACCTTCGCGGTCGGCGTGCCGTTCGGCGGGCCCAAGCTGATCGAGTGGCAGGCGAACGCGGTCATCACGCCGTTCACCGCCGCGCTGCTCGGCCTGGCCATCAACGAGGGCGCGTACATGGCGGAGATCGTCCGCGCGGGCATCCGCTCGGTCGATCCGGGCCAGCGGGAGGCGGCCGAGTCGCTCGGCATGTCGCACCGGCAGGTGCTGCGCCGCGTGGTGCTGCCGCAGGCCATGCGGGTGATCATCCCGCCGACCGGCAACCAGTTCATCTCGATGCTGAAGACCACCTCGATGGTCTCGGTGATCGCCGGGGCCGAGCTGCTCACCGTGGCGCAGCGCATCTACCTCGGCAACTTCGAGGTCATCGCGATGCTCGTGGTCGCGTCGATCTGGTATCTCGTCCTCACCACGATCGCCAGCGTCGGCCAGCACTTCGTCGAGAAGCGGTTCGAACGCGGCCACGTGCGGCTGTCCTCCCGGATCCGCAGCAACCTGTCGCCCCTGCCGTCCAAGGAGGCGCTGCCGTCCGAAGAACCCCTTCCGCCCAAAGAACCCCTGCCGCCCAAAGAACCCCTGCCGTCCAAGGAGCCCCGGTCAGCCGAGGAGACGATGTGA
- a CDS encoding ABC transporter substrate-binding protein, which translates to MTKRLYVAIVGALVVSALAGGCGRSSSGTAAGDSAAATTGKTAKDLVPEDVRESGTLRVATSEGYPPMEMYKKGTQELTGVDPDLGAAIAAKLGLKFSITNAAFDGLIPGLQGGRWDIVMSSMSDTEERRAAVDFVDYFNAGGAIMVKKGNPDGIRNLDDLCGRTVVLAKGSSNLAIGEKQNEKCATKMKIMQSEDAPTGLLSIDSGRAVATIVDYPVAVMYAKDTGKYDVLPEQYDAGPWGIAIDKRKAALRDAVAKAMEELQADGGYKAVLDTYGVTANAVDGVLVNTQPWK; encoded by the coding sequence ATGACAAAGCGCCTATATGTGGCCATAGTCGGCGCGCTGGTCGTGTCGGCGCTCGCCGGCGGCTGCGGGCGTTCGTCGTCGGGGACCGCCGCGGGCGACAGCGCGGCGGCGACGACGGGCAAGACCGCCAAGGACCTGGTGCCCGAGGACGTGCGCGAGTCGGGCACCCTGCGGGTCGCGACGTCCGAGGGCTACCCGCCGATGGAGATGTACAAGAAGGGCACCCAGGAGCTCACCGGTGTCGACCCCGACCTCGGCGCCGCCATCGCGGCCAAGCTCGGGCTGAAGTTCTCGATCACCAACGCGGCCTTCGACGGGCTCATCCCCGGCCTCCAGGGCGGGCGCTGGGACATCGTGATGTCCTCGATGAGCGACACCGAGGAGCGGCGCGCGGCGGTCGACTTCGTCGACTACTTCAACGCCGGCGGCGCCATCATGGTGAAGAAGGGCAACCCGGACGGCATCAGGAACCTCGACGACCTGTGCGGCCGCACGGTGGTGCTGGCCAAGGGCAGCTCCAACCTCGCCATCGGCGAGAAGCAGAACGAGAAGTGCGCCACCAAGATGAAGATCATGCAGAGTGAGGACGCGCCCACCGGCCTGCTCTCGATCGACTCCGGGCGCGCGGTGGCCACGATCGTCGACTACCCCGTCGCCGTCATGTACGCCAAGGACACCGGCAAGTACGACGTGCTGCCCGAGCAGTACGACGCCGGTCCGTGGGGCATCGCCATCGACAAGCGCAAGGCGGCGCTGCGCGACGCGGTCGCCAAGGCGATGGAGGAGCTGCAGGCCGACGGCGGCTACAAGGCCGTGCTCGACACGTACGGCGTGACCGCCAACGCCGTCGACGGCGTGCTGGTCAACACCCAGCCGTGGAAGTGA
- a CDS encoding pentapeptide repeat-containing protein — MTSRSRFAPLDVVWRTCDAVPECLGIAHEPYGRCLAHLTPAEVAAFLRGLAPGQSLDLRGTLLSEDLITRVLDGVERRVGRARFDRAVFTGPARFGEVVFAADASFDHARFDRLASFYGARFLCNVSFREARFQREFSLHGARVRGHAAFDHVTVRGDALFGAALFGAALVGEALVGGPGNTRFQRASFHRAQFHGFAVFDGAVFHGDAAFRSARFHRAVSFRDADCGASAEFQGAHFEGAAYLGPMRIARRLSLAGVRACAPLHIDTGGCRVVLRSAAVLGRLAARLSDAEIDLHGARVAGLSDVTRRSGRLRVTSLDGLDADALTLTGADLRTCGLGGLRRPEGLRLRECVFAAPPGGLGLRLGWPPVRWWSRRRVIADERLWRGWGAQGSDGPAPDPARLAVLYERLGPGVDDARVAADFAFGAMEMRRQGSPRGLMRLLLSLYWLACGYGLRAGRALGWLALVAAVAAGAVCWAAGVRPPDRPAVQRARVGVVRPVASFSHAAHGLAG, encoded by the coding sequence ATGACATCACGGTCGCGGTTCGCTCCGCTCGATGTGGTCTGGAGGACGTGCGACGCCGTGCCCGAGTGCCTGGGCATCGCCCACGAGCCGTACGGCAGATGCCTGGCGCACCTCACGCCGGCCGAGGTGGCGGCGTTCCTGCGCGGCCTGGCGCCCGGACAGTCCCTCGACCTGCGCGGCACCCTCCTGTCGGAGGACCTGATCACGCGGGTCCTCGACGGCGTGGAGCGCCGCGTCGGCAGGGCGAGGTTCGACCGCGCGGTCTTCACCGGCCCGGCCCGCTTCGGCGAGGTCGTCTTCGCCGCCGACGCGAGCTTCGACCACGCCAGGTTCGACCGCCTCGCCTCGTTCTACGGCGCCCGCTTCCTCTGCAACGTCTCCTTCCGCGAGGCCCGGTTCCAGCGCGAGTTCTCCCTGCACGGCGCGCGGGTGCGCGGCCATGCGGCGTTCGACCACGTCACGGTGCGCGGCGACGCTCTGTTCGGCGCGGCCCTGTTCGGCGCGGCACTGGTCGGCGAGGCACTGGTCGGCGGTCCGGGGAACACCCGGTTCCAGAGGGCCTCGTTCCACCGGGCGCAGTTCCACGGGTTCGCCGTGTTCGACGGGGCCGTCTTCCACGGGGACGCCGCCTTCCGCTCCGCCCGGTTCCACCGGGCCGTCTCCTTCCGCGACGCGGACTGCGGGGCGAGCGCCGAGTTCCAGGGCGCCCACTTCGAGGGCGCGGCCTACCTCGGCCCGATGCGGATCGCGCGGCGCCTGTCGCTCGCGGGCGTACGGGCCTGCGCGCCGTTGCACATCGACACCGGCGGGTGCCGTGTGGTGCTGCGCTCGGCGGCCGTCCTGGGACGGCTCGCCGCGCGGCTGTCCGACGCCGAGATCGACCTGCACGGCGCGCGGGTGGCCGGGCTGTCCGACGTCACCCGGCGCTCCGGCCGGCTGCGGGTGACCTCGCTCGACGGCCTCGACGCGGACGCGCTCACGCTGACCGGGGCGGACCTGCGGACGTGCGGGCTCGGCGGGCTGCGCCGCCCCGAGGGCCTGCGCCTGCGGGAGTGCGTGTTCGCCGCGCCGCCGGGCGGGCTCGGGCTGCGCCTGGGCTGGCCGCCCGTACGGTGGTGGAGCCGCCGCCGGGTCATCGCCGACGAGCGCCTGTGGCGGGGCTGGGGAGCGCAGGGCTCGGACGGGCCCGCACCCGACCCGGCGCGCCTGGCCGTGCTGTACGAGCGGCTGGGGCCGGGCGTCGACGACGCGCGGGTCGCGGCCGACTTCGCGTTCGGCGCCATGGAGATGCGGCGGCAGGGCAGCCCGCGCGGCCTGATGCGGCTGCTGCTGTCGCTCTACTGGCTCGCCTGCGGGTACGGCCTGCGCGCGGGGCGGGCTCTCGGATGGCTCGCGCTGGTGGCGGCCGTCGCCGCGGGCGCGGTGTGCTGGGCCGCCGGGGTGCGCCCGCCGGACAGGCCCGCCGTCCAGCGTGCCCGGGTCGGTGTCGTACGGCCCGTGGCGTCCTTCTCCCACGCGGCGCACGGGCTCGCAGGCTGA
- a CDS encoding SDR family oxidoreductase encodes MPEQPNSTPPPQTQPYPGRTGGMTPEPRDEMRDYVGRDLLAGKRALVTGGDSGIGRAVAVAFAKEGADVAIAYLTEHDDAEHTRKLVEQEGRRCVTIPGDLADARHCEEVVERTVRELGGIDVLVNNVATQTPVRSLEELPDEQWERTFAVNIHSYFRVTRAALRHMPEGGSIVNTSSINGLRGNKTLIDYSATKGAINAFTYSMAQVLVERGIRINAVAPGPVWTPLIPSTFPEEKAEKFGEQVPMGRPADPDEIAPSYVFFAANRLSSYYTGEVLAPIGGETLPG; translated from the coding sequence ATGCCTGAGCAGCCGAACTCCACACCGCCACCGCAGACGCAGCCGTACCCGGGCCGGACGGGCGGGATGACGCCCGAGCCGAGGGACGAGATGCGCGACTACGTCGGACGTGACCTGCTGGCGGGCAAGCGCGCCCTCGTCACCGGCGGCGACTCCGGCATCGGGCGGGCCGTCGCCGTGGCGTTCGCCAAGGAGGGGGCGGACGTCGCGATCGCCTACCTGACCGAGCACGACGACGCCGAGCACACCAGGAAGCTGGTGGAGCAGGAGGGCCGCCGCTGCGTGACCATCCCGGGCGACCTCGCCGATGCCCGCCACTGCGAGGAGGTCGTGGAACGCACGGTCCGCGAGCTCGGCGGGATCGACGTGCTCGTGAACAACGTGGCCACGCAGACGCCGGTGCGGTCACTGGAGGAGCTGCCGGACGAGCAGTGGGAGCGCACCTTCGCGGTCAACATCCACAGCTACTTCCGGGTGACCAGGGCCGCGCTGCGGCACATGCCCGAGGGCGGCTCGATCGTCAACACCTCGTCGATCAACGGGTTGCGCGGCAACAAGACCCTGATCGACTACTCCGCCACCAAGGGCGCGATCAACGCGTTCACCTACTCCATGGCGCAGGTGCTGGTCGAGCGGGGGATCAGGATCAACGCCGTCGCCCCCGGCCCGGTCTGGACGCCGCTCATCCCGTCCACGTTCCCCGAGGAGAAGGCGGAGAAGTTCGGCGAGCAGGTGCCGATGGGCCGGCCGGCCGACCCGGACGAGATCGCCCCTTCGTACGTGTTCTTCGCCGCCAACCGGCTGTCGTCGTACTACACGGGTGAGGTCCTCGCCCCGATCGGCGGAGAGACCCTGCCCGGGTGA
- a CDS encoding GOLPH3/VPS74 family protein produces the protein MAESDLSSPSLVDDLYFVLHDNVTGHPLLHSRLTGLTLAGGILGELMLAERVALDFAADPERLYATVQKATGDPLTSAVLGHVIAEPHHPIGTWLLFFARTIYADVTARMIAAKLLKPPVRHLLKQQPAAPADMNTAAWPLARLNLAIQRRKPPVDRDCVLLGLLAAAGCAQRVLSEHDPRFEAAATAMLPMQLRRLIAQTKVAVGQAVISRR, from the coding sequence GTGGCTGAAAGCGATCTTTCGAGCCCGTCCCTTGTCGATGACCTGTACTTTGTCCTGCACGACAATGTGACGGGCCATCCGTTGCTACATTCCCGGCTCACGGGGCTGACGCTGGCCGGTGGGATCCTCGGCGAACTGATGCTCGCCGAGCGTGTGGCGCTCGACTTCGCGGCGGACCCCGAACGCCTCTACGCCACGGTCCAGAAGGCCACGGGCGACCCGCTCACCAGCGCGGTGCTCGGGCACGTCATCGCCGAGCCGCACCACCCGATCGGCACGTGGCTCCTCTTCTTCGCCCGGACGATCTACGCCGACGTCACCGCCAGGATGATCGCCGCGAAGCTGCTCAAGCCCCCGGTCAGGCACCTGCTGAAACAGCAGCCCGCGGCCCCCGCGGACATGAACACCGCCGCGTGGCCGCTCGCCCGCCTGAACCTCGCCATCCAGCGACGCAAGCCGCCGGTGGACCGCGACTGCGTACTCCTGGGGCTCCTGGCCGCGGCCGGCTGCGCCCAGCGGGTCCTCTCCGAGCACGATCCCCGGTTCGAGGCCGCCGCGACAGCCATGCTCCCCATGCAGTTGCGGAGACTCATCGCCCAGACCAAGGTCGCCGTCGGCCAGGCCGTCATCAGCCGCCGGTGA
- a CDS encoding APC family permease, with protein MSLTQQRPSAVTAALAEDRLGVPSIVFFVISAAAPLMVVAGSVPTAYTVTGVIGVPFAFLMLGAVFALFAVGYVTMARHVVNAGAFYAYAAQGLGRTQGVATAWVALLAYNALQLGLYGIIGSAAEPLLVDWFGGSPPWWVIALVAWALTGVLGLLRVDVNGKILSVLLVSEIAIVLLFDLGDVVHAAPAGLSFEGFTPGALFVPGVGAALATVVAGFAGIESSVVFAEESKDRHRTVPIATYLGIAIIALLYAFSAWAQTVPTGPDGIVKAASEQGTELIFNQAALHLGGAVSTIGSVLFVTSSIACMIAFHNTTARYIFALGRENVLPSIFGRTSARTAAPISGSLLQTVLGLIVIVVYAVSGLDPVTKMFFIFGTFGGLGLLTLLTVTSISVIVFFSRDARGETTWRTRIAPALAIVALCVIIALTLVNFDTVLGVEPDSILRWILPGIFIVAIVFGLIWGRVLKSSRPEVYANIGLGAQAVGGGAK; from the coding sequence GTGTCCCTCACACAACAACGGCCGAGTGCCGTCACCGCCGCACTGGCAGAGGACCGGCTCGGCGTGCCGTCCATTGTGTTCTTCGTTATCTCCGCCGCTGCGCCGCTTATGGTCGTCGCGGGTTCGGTTCCCACGGCATACACGGTGACGGGCGTCATCGGTGTCCCGTTCGCATTCCTGATGCTGGGCGCGGTTTTCGCGCTGTTCGCCGTCGGATATGTGACGATGGCCCGGCACGTCGTGAACGCGGGCGCTTTTTACGCCTACGCCGCCCAGGGCCTCGGCCGCACCCAGGGAGTCGCGACCGCCTGGGTGGCGCTGCTGGCGTACAACGCGCTGCAGCTCGGCCTCTACGGAATCATCGGATCGGCGGCCGAGCCGCTGCTGGTCGACTGGTTCGGCGGCTCGCCGCCGTGGTGGGTGATCGCGCTCGTGGCCTGGGCGCTGACCGGCGTGCTCGGCCTGCTGCGGGTGGACGTCAACGGAAAGATCCTGTCCGTCCTGCTCGTCAGTGAGATCGCCATCGTGCTGCTGTTCGACCTCGGCGACGTGGTCCACGCCGCCCCGGCGGGCCTCAGCTTCGAGGGCTTCACCCCCGGCGCCCTGTTCGTGCCCGGCGTGGGCGCCGCGCTCGCCACCGTCGTCGCGGGGTTCGCCGGCATCGAGTCGTCGGTGGTCTTCGCCGAGGAGTCCAAGGACCGCCACCGGACCGTGCCGATCGCCACCTACCTCGGCATCGCGATCATCGCCCTGCTGTACGCGTTCTCCGCCTGGGCGCAGACCGTGCCGACCGGGCCGGACGGCATCGTCAAGGCCGCCTCGGAGCAGGGGACCGAGCTCATCTTCAACCAGGCCGCCCTCCACCTGGGCGGCGCCGTCTCGACGATCGGCTCGGTGCTGTTCGTGACCAGCAGCATCGCCTGCATGATCGCCTTCCACAACACCACGGCCCGCTACATCTTCGCCCTGGGCCGGGAGAACGTCCTGCCCTCGATCTTCGGCCGCACCTCGGCCCGCACCGCCGCCCCGATCTCCGGGTCGCTGCTGCAGACCGTGCTCGGCCTGATCGTGATCGTCGTCTACGCGGTCTCCGGCCTCGACCCGGTCACCAAGATGTTCTTCATCTTCGGCACCTTCGGCGGCCTCGGGCTGCTGACCCTGCTCACCGTCACCTCGATCTCGGTGATCGTGTTCTTCTCGCGCGACGCGCGGGGGGAGACGACCTGGCGCACCCGCATCGCCCCGGCTCTGGCGATCGTGGCGCTGTGCGTGATCATCGCGCTCACCCTGGTCAACTTCGACACGGTCCTCGGGGTCGAGCCCGACTCGATCCTCCGCTGGATCCTGCCCGGCATCTTCATCGTCGCGATCGTCTTCGGCCTCATCTGGGGCCGGGTGCTGAAGTCGTCCAGGCCCGAGGTGTACGCCAACATCGGCCTGGGCGCCCAGGCCGTCGGCGGGGGCGCCAAGTGA
- a CDS encoding GNAT family N-acetyltransferase, with the protein MTIEITRMTDAAAAGGLIAETFHTDEITRWLIPRAEDRLPMQRRFFTMWSAHALEHGDVYGIHESGELAGVAVWFTVPFPEIPGEQEAIASFAGENAERYRLFGEITEKLHPQEPHHYLAFLALERARIGRGLGTRLLQEHHRKLDAEGIPAYLEASSEASRRLYLRHGYVDMPELVRLPGGPVMYPMWREPGSPAQGAQA; encoded by the coding sequence GTGACGATCGAGATCACCCGCATGACGGACGCCGCGGCGGCCGGCGGGCTCATCGCTGAGACCTTCCACACCGACGAGATCACCCGGTGGCTCATCCCGCGGGCCGAGGACCGGCTGCCGATGCAGCGGCGGTTCTTCACCATGTGGTCCGCGCACGCGCTCGAACACGGCGACGTCTACGGCATCCACGAGTCGGGCGAACTGGCCGGTGTGGCCGTCTGGTTCACCGTGCCGTTCCCCGAGATCCCGGGAGAGCAGGAGGCGATCGCGTCCTTCGCGGGCGAGAACGCCGAGCGCTACCGCCTCTTCGGGGAGATCACGGAGAAGCTCCACCCCCAGGAACCGCACCACTACCTGGCGTTCCTCGCGCTGGAGCGGGCGAGGATCGGCCGCGGCCTCGGCACCCGGCTGCTGCAGGAGCATCACCGCAAGCTGGACGCCGAGGGCATCCCGGCCTACCTGGAGGCCAGCAGCGAGGCGAGCCGGCGGCTCTACCTCCGGCACGGTTACGTCGACATGCCCGAGCTGGTCCGGCTGCCCGGCGGCCCGGTCATGTACCCCATGTGGCGAGAGCCCGGCTCGCCGGCACAGGGCGCACAGGCGTAG
- a CDS encoding winged helix-turn-helix domain-containing protein, with the protein MAVSNDPEGPAPAHRRLTAMLREEIVHGRIEPDRPLPSEEFLVREYGFTPEDVRRAVETLSGEGLVYTVEGQGAYVSTRAEETGGG; encoded by the coding sequence GTGGCCGTCAGCAACGATCCCGAGGGACCGGCTCCCGCACACCGGCGGCTCACGGCGATGCTCCGGGAGGAGATCGTCCACGGCCGGATCGAGCCCGATCGCCCGCTGCCGTCGGAGGAGTTCCTCGTGCGCGAGTACGGCTTCACCCCGGAGGACGTACGCCGCGCCGTCGAGACGCTCAGCGGAGAGGGCCTCGTGTACACGGTGGAGGGACAGGGGGCGTACGTGTCCACGCGTGCCGAGGAGACGGGCGGCGGCTGA